The Parambassis ranga chromosome 14, fParRan2.1, whole genome shotgun sequence genome includes a window with the following:
- the LOC114446551 gene encoding uncharacterized protein LOC114446551, with the protein CKAINVKALFQVCLLFLRCRSIDSSASPPQHTEVIPTEGNPDDQANGDVISAQKDAQTEGTRMGTKGDTESHAPTGELLQNEKAQAENVSVDTTVENKEGYSDGAVGRSNVETFAVVSADVHVEEPVSLVKESPGAVSPVEPAEQPLSSTAAEIKEHVDTPADPSNAEQNEAKVSADANVANPVADISAVAGRVENKAAAEVPAVPTVKLECEEKSFKTEPTNATNPGDAQVEMSIHPREGCEDIPEQTTEDIVVYATKVVVDIFPETTEVNNALVEEEAPLHTSVDSVLDILVESVTESPSHPTAESESSEKCPQEDAKGETVAAAAKIIAELMPEATVMNNTTHEEDGSLQACVKTVPGLLAESISQLSSSPADGIVTEETGVKCAARDTKEPPTEAPSVITATPEETPLQNSKEPVPDTQLKLDTEPAAETIVAICEKTPEQHTQETVDTAVVADVESLVEIPVAETEVCCGKSPGGTKEKDEVQSEIEGGSLKILTENTAVSGEETSLQNSEDSLPETQLKLATETAPETTTEICWEHSQKQYTIEATEVPADVEVESSPETPAVNTAAQGEGSGLQTSEEAAPDTESEVHPQPAAETEVSCEKSPLEGDAKETVEAAAEEESSPETPAVNTATQEEGSGIQTSEEPAPDTESELQTPPVDTATPEETVPQNREEALLNVQPKLVSEPGVEINCEKSPDISPKETTDSAVVVDVASPVEIPLVNTDEAAPQKGDDSVHDSQYSPAAEIVAETEISGEKSPPEEDAIEIIEALVEMASPPKAPPVNTVAPEGTALQSSVEPVPASQLKTSTEPAETTTAVVACEKSLEQDTKEMVEAVAEIEGEAHESPGVNNATTEETSVQNKRRPTDVCGEKSPPEECIKETVGPAETEVVSHEVSTVKTATPEEETPVKSSEEPLPDTKPKLVAPPAAEIEVNCEKSHSEQGSDKTAEAEDDVTTSPEIPAVTTAAPVENSVLKASEDPVHVTRSELVFEPVAETAVSCEKNPQQQSAQETSKAPVKAEIESLSETPTDPAPESRADHVLELKTEDALDKSVVDRALELTDALDVEPPTAEIASKPEKDPKESPTEVSIPNYSGVIQKPGENMQSAQTPKESFIGDYTSICSFCKQTINGNVKIMFGEPPINSHPECLKCGVCTRALGDLLTPMFLRDQVILCDRCFRKPLETTEA; encoded by the exons TGCAAGGCTATAAATGTCAAAGCTCTTTTCCAAGTGTGTTTGTTATTCTTACGCTGTAGATCAATAGATTCTTCAGCGAGTCCTCctcaacacacagaggtcatTCCAACTGAAGG taATCCAGACGATCAGGCCAATGGTGACGTTATTTCTGCCCAGAAAGATGCTCAGACCGAAGGGACAAGAATGGGGACCAAAGGCGATACAGA GTCCCATGCACCCACAGGAGAACTTCTTCAAAATGAGAAAGCACAAGCAGAAAATGTATCTGTCGACACAACTGTAGAAAATAAGGAAGGATATAGTGATGGAGCGGTTGGTAGATCAAATGTTGAAACATTTGCTGTGGTCTCTGCAGATGTTCATGTGGAAGAACCAGTTTCTTTAGTGAAAGAAAGTCCAGGGGCAGTATCTCCTGTGGAGCCAGCTGAGCAACCACTTTCTAGCACAGCTGCAGAAATCAAAGAACACGTGGATACACCAGCTGATCCATCTAATGCAGAACAAAATGAGGCCAAAGTCTCTGCAGATGCTAATGTGGCAAATCCTGTTGCTGATATCTCTGCTGTGGCTGGCAGAGTAGAGaataaagctgctgctgaagtccCTGCTGTACCCACAGTCAAACTGGAATGTGAAGAGAAATCTTTTAAAACAGAGCCAACAAATGCAACAAATCCTGGTGATGCACAAGTGGAAATGTCTATACACCCCAGGGAGGGTTGTGAGGACATCCCAGAACAGACCACAGAGGACATTGTTGTATATGCAACTAAAGTGGTAGTGGACATATTCCCTGAGACTACTGAAGTAAATAATGCATTAGTGGAAGAAGAGGCTCCTCTCCATACCAGTGTGGATTCAGTCCTAGACATACTGGTAGAATCTGTAACAGAATCTCCTTCACACCCTACTGCTGAAAGTGAGAGTTCTGAAAAGTGTCCTCAAGAAGACGCCAAAGGAGAAACTGTTGCAGCTGCAGCTAAAATCATAGCAGAGTTAATGCCTGAGGCTACTGTCATGAATAATACAACACATGAAGAAGACGGTTCTCTCCAAGCCTGTGTGAAAACTGTCCCAGGCTTATTGGCAGAATCCATATCCCAATTATCTTCTTCACCTGCTGATGGAATTGTTACAGAGGAAACTGGTGTGAAATGTGCTGCAAGAGACACAAAAGAACCACCAACTGAAGCCCCTTCTGTAATTACTGCAACACCAGAAGAGACTCCTTTACAAAACAGTAAGGAACCAGTTCCTGATACTCAACTCAAACTGGATACTGAacctgctgctgaaacaataGTGGCTATTTGTGAAAAAACtccagaacaacacacacaagaaactgTTGACACTGCAGTTGTGGCTGATGTAGAGTCATTGGTTGAGATCCCTGTTGCTGAAACAGAAGTTTGTTGTGGAAAATCTCCTGGGGGTACAAAAGAAAAGGATGAAGTTCAATCTGAGATTGAGGGGGGATCACTTAAGATCCTTACTGAAAACACTGCAGTATCAGGGGAAGAGACTTCTCTACAAAACAGTGAGGATTCACTTCCTGAAACTCAGCTTAAACTGGCAACTGAAACTGCACCAGAAACTACTACAGAGATTTGTTGGGAGCATTCTCAGAAACAATATACAATAGAAGCTACTGAAGTTCCTGCAGATGTGGAGGTAGAGTCATCACCTGAAACCCCTGCTGTGAATACAGCAGCACAAGGGGAAGGGAGTGGTCTACAAACAAGTGAGGAGGCAGCTCCTGATACTGAGTCAGAAGTGCACCCTCAACCTGCTGCTGAAACAGAGGTTAGTTGTGAGAAATCTCCTCTAGAAGGAGATGCAAAAGAAACTGTTGAGGCTGCAGCTGAAGAGGAGTCATCACCTGAAACCCCTGCCGTGAATACAGCAACACAAGAGGAAGGGAGTGGTATACAAACCAGTGAGGAGCCAGCTCCTGATACTGAGTCAGAACTGCAGACCCCTCCTGTAGACACTGCAACACCAGAAGAGACTGTGCCACAAAATAGGGAGGAAGCTCTGCTCAATGTTCAACCCAAACTGGTTTCTGAACCTGGTGTTGAAATTAACTGTGAGAAATCACCAGACATTAGTCCAAAAGAAACCACTGACTCTGCAGTTGTGGTTGATGTAGCGTCACCAGTTGAGATCCCTTTGGTAAATACAGACGAGGCTGCTCCACAAAAAGGTGACGACTCTGTCCATGATAGTCAGTATAGTCCAGCTGCTGAAATTGTTGCTGAAACAGAGATTAGTGGTGAGAAATCCCCCCCAGAAGAAGACGCAATAGAGATCATTGAAGCTCTAGTTGAAATGGCATCACCACCCAAGGCCCCTCCTGTAAATACCGTAGCTCCAGAAGGGACTGCTCTACAAAGCAGTGTGGAACCAGTACCTGCTTCTCAACTCAAAACATCTACCGAACCTGCTGAAACTACTACTGCAGTGGTTGCCTGTGAGAAGTCTCTAGAACAAGATACAAAAGAAATGGTTGAAGCTGTGGCTGAGATTGAAGGCGAGGCACATGAGAGCCCTGGTGTAAATAATGCTACAACAGAGGAGACTTCtgtacaaaacaaaaggagACCAACAGATGTTTGTGGGGAGAAATCTCCTCCAGAGGAATGTATAAAAGAAACTGTTGGTCCAGCTGAGACAGAGGTGGTGTCACATGAGGTctccactgtaaaaactgcaaCACCAGAAGAAGAGACACCTGTAAAAAGCAGTGAAGAACCATTGCCTGATACTAAGCCCAAACTGGtggctccacctgctgctgaaaTAGAGGTTAACTGTGAGAAATCTCATTCAGAACAAGGTTCAGACAAGACTGCTGAAGCTGAGGATGATGTAACGACATCACCTGAGATCCCTGCTGTAACTACTGCAGCACCAGTGGAGAACAGTGTTCTAAAAGCCAGTGAGGATCCAGTCCATGTTACTCGGTCTGAACTGGTTTTTGAGCCTGTTGCTGAAACAGCTGTTAGTTGTGAGAAAAATCCTCAACAACAAAGTGCACAAGAAACATCTAAAGCTCCAGTTAAAGCTGAGATAGAGTCATTGTCTGAGACTCCCACTGACCCAGCacctgagagcagagcagaccaTGTATTGGAGTTGAAAACAGAGGATGCTCTTGACAAAAGTGTAGTTGACAGAGCCCTTGAACTGACAGATGCTTTGGATGTGGAGCCACCCACAGCTGAAATTGCCTCTAAACCTGAAAAAGATCCAAAAGAATCCCCCACAGAGGTGTCAATACCAAACTA TTCTGGTGTGATTCAAAAGCCTGGAGAGAACAtgcagtctgctcaaactccaaAGGAGAGCTTCATTGG GGATTACACATCTATTTGTTCATTCTGTAAGCAAACTATCAATGGAAATGTGAAGATCATGTTCGGTGAGCCGCCGATCAACTCCCACCCTGAATGTCTGAAG TGTGGTGTTTGTACCCGTGCCCTTGGAGATCTGCTGACCCCCATGTTTTTGCGTGACCAAGTAATCCTGTGTGATAGGTGCTTTAGAAAGCCACTCGAAACAACTGAAGCCTAA
- the plp1b gene encoding proteolipid protein 1b isoform X1 gives MGLESEWLRAMGRGSHRAKAMPGHSCERGCYDCCIRCIGAVPYPSLVATLLCYAGMALFCGCGHEALAQTEVLVETYFARNIQDYAVMASFIKYFQYVIYGLASFFFLYGILLLAEGFYTTSAVKQTFGEFRSTQCGRCLSLTFIIVTYILAFIWLAVFAFTAIPVFFLFNMEQTCHKINILAETTPSINQHAWICMDARQYGLLPWNAMPGKSCGMTLASICKTSEFHVTYDLYIAAFCGAGITLLALFLYMVAATYNYAVLRFLGGKGIR, from the exons ATGG gactggagtctGAGTGGCTGAGAGCGATGGGCAGAGGGTCTCATCGTGCCAAGGCCATGCCAGGTCACTCATGTGAAAGAG GTTGTTATGATTGCTGTATCCGGTGCATTGGGGCAGTGCCCTACCCATCCCTGGTGGCCACCCTGCTGTGCTATGCTGGCATGGCATTGTTTTGTGGCTGTGGGCACGAAGCGTTGGCCCAGACCGAGGTCCTCGTGGAGACTTACTTTGCCCGGAACATTCAGGACTATGCAGTCATGGCCTCTTT TATCAAATACTTCCAATACGTGATCTATGGACTGGcatcatttttcttcctctatggtatcctgctgctggctgagggtTTCTATACTACAAGTGCTGTCAAGCAGACATTTGGTGAATTCAGGAGTACCCAGTGTGGCCGCTGCCTCAGCCTGACG TTCATCATAGTGACGTATATCTTGGCCTTCATCTGGCTGGCAGTGTTTGCCTTCACTGCTATCCCAGTCTTCTTCTTGTTCAACATGGAGCAGACCTGCCACAAGATCAACATCCTGGCTGAAACAACCCCTAGCATTAATCAGCATGCCTGGATCTGCATGGACGCCAGGCAGTATG GTCTGCTTCCTTGGAATGCTATGCCAGGAAAGTCTTGTGGAATGACCTTGGCATCTATTTGCAAAACCAGTGAA TTCCATGTCACCTATGACTTGTACATTGCTGCATTTTGTGGTGCTGGGATCACTCTCTTAGCACTG TTTCTGTATATGGTTGCCGCCACCTACAACTACGCAGTCTTGCGGTTCCTGGGTGGAAAAGGCATCCGCTAA
- the plp1b gene encoding proteolipid protein 1b isoform X4, whose translation MGCYDCCIRCIGAVPYPSLVATLLCYAGMALFCGCGHEALAQTEVLVETYFARNIQDYAVMASFIKYFQYVIYGLASFFFLYGILLLAEGFYTTSAVKQTFGEFRSTQCGRCLSLTFIIVTYILAFIWLAVFAFTAIPVFFLFNMEQTCHKINILAETTPSINQHAWICMDARQYGLLPWNAMPGKSCGMTLASICKTSEFHVTYDLYIAAFCGAGITLLALFLYMVAATYNYAVLRFLGGKGIR comes from the exons ATGG GTTGTTATGATTGCTGTATCCGGTGCATTGGGGCAGTGCCCTACCCATCCCTGGTGGCCACCCTGCTGTGCTATGCTGGCATGGCATTGTTTTGTGGCTGTGGGCACGAAGCGTTGGCCCAGACCGAGGTCCTCGTGGAGACTTACTTTGCCCGGAACATTCAGGACTATGCAGTCATGGCCTCTTT TATCAAATACTTCCAATACGTGATCTATGGACTGGcatcatttttcttcctctatggtatcctgctgctggctgagggtTTCTATACTACAAGTGCTGTCAAGCAGACATTTGGTGAATTCAGGAGTACCCAGTGTGGCCGCTGCCTCAGCCTGACG TTCATCATAGTGACGTATATCTTGGCCTTCATCTGGCTGGCAGTGTTTGCCTTCACTGCTATCCCAGTCTTCTTCTTGTTCAACATGGAGCAGACCTGCCACAAGATCAACATCCTGGCTGAAACAACCCCTAGCATTAATCAGCATGCCTGGATCTGCATGGACGCCAGGCAGTATG GTCTGCTTCCTTGGAATGCTATGCCAGGAAAGTCTTGTGGAATGACCTTGGCATCTATTTGCAAAACCAGTGAA TTCCATGTCACCTATGACTTGTACATTGCTGCATTTTGTGGTGCTGGGATCACTCTCTTAGCACTG TTTCTGTATATGGTTGCCGCCACCTACAACTACGCAGTCTTGCGGTTCCTGGGTGGAAAAGGCATCCGCTAA
- the plp1b gene encoding proteolipid protein 1b isoform X2 has protein sequence MGRGSHRAKAMPGHSCERGCYDCCIRCIGAVPYPSLVATLLCYAGMALFCGCGHEALAQTEVLVETYFARNIQDYAVMASFIKYFQYVIYGLASFFFLYGILLLAEGFYTTSAVKQTFGEFRSTQCGRCLSLTFIIVTYILAFIWLAVFAFTAIPVFFLFNMEQTCHKINILAETTPSINQHAWICMDARQYGLLPWNAMPGKSCGMTLASICKTSEFHVTYDLYIAAFCGAGITLLALFLYMVAATYNYAVLRFLGGKGIR, from the exons ATGGGCAGAGGGTCTCATCGTGCCAAGGCCATGCCAGGTCACTCATGTGAAAGAG GTTGTTATGATTGCTGTATCCGGTGCATTGGGGCAGTGCCCTACCCATCCCTGGTGGCCACCCTGCTGTGCTATGCTGGCATGGCATTGTTTTGTGGCTGTGGGCACGAAGCGTTGGCCCAGACCGAGGTCCTCGTGGAGACTTACTTTGCCCGGAACATTCAGGACTATGCAGTCATGGCCTCTTT TATCAAATACTTCCAATACGTGATCTATGGACTGGcatcatttttcttcctctatggtatcctgctgctggctgagggtTTCTATACTACAAGTGCTGTCAAGCAGACATTTGGTGAATTCAGGAGTACCCAGTGTGGCCGCTGCCTCAGCCTGACG TTCATCATAGTGACGTATATCTTGGCCTTCATCTGGCTGGCAGTGTTTGCCTTCACTGCTATCCCAGTCTTCTTCTTGTTCAACATGGAGCAGACCTGCCACAAGATCAACATCCTGGCTGAAACAACCCCTAGCATTAATCAGCATGCCTGGATCTGCATGGACGCCAGGCAGTATG GTCTGCTTCCTTGGAATGCTATGCCAGGAAAGTCTTGTGGAATGACCTTGGCATCTATTTGCAAAACCAGTGAA TTCCATGTCACCTATGACTTGTACATTGCTGCATTTTGTGGTGCTGGGATCACTCTCTTAGCACTG TTTCTGTATATGGTTGCCGCCACCTACAACTACGCAGTCTTGCGGTTCCTGGGTGGAAAAGGCATCCGCTAA
- the plp1b gene encoding proteolipid protein 1b isoform X3, whose translation MFPVRQPWLCKALGCYDCCIRCIGAVPYPSLVATLLCYAGMALFCGCGHEALAQTEVLVETYFARNIQDYAVMASFIKYFQYVIYGLASFFFLYGILLLAEGFYTTSAVKQTFGEFRSTQCGRCLSLTFIIVTYILAFIWLAVFAFTAIPVFFLFNMEQTCHKINILAETTPSINQHAWICMDARQYGLLPWNAMPGKSCGMTLASICKTSEFHVTYDLYIAAFCGAGITLLALFLYMVAATYNYAVLRFLGGKGIR comes from the exons ATGTTTCCGGTCAGGCAGCCTTGGCTTTGCAAAGCCTTAG GTTGTTATGATTGCTGTATCCGGTGCATTGGGGCAGTGCCCTACCCATCCCTGGTGGCCACCCTGCTGTGCTATGCTGGCATGGCATTGTTTTGTGGCTGTGGGCACGAAGCGTTGGCCCAGACCGAGGTCCTCGTGGAGACTTACTTTGCCCGGAACATTCAGGACTATGCAGTCATGGCCTCTTT TATCAAATACTTCCAATACGTGATCTATGGACTGGcatcatttttcttcctctatggtatcctgctgctggctgagggtTTCTATACTACAAGTGCTGTCAAGCAGACATTTGGTGAATTCAGGAGTACCCAGTGTGGCCGCTGCCTCAGCCTGACG TTCATCATAGTGACGTATATCTTGGCCTTCATCTGGCTGGCAGTGTTTGCCTTCACTGCTATCCCAGTCTTCTTCTTGTTCAACATGGAGCAGACCTGCCACAAGATCAACATCCTGGCTGAAACAACCCCTAGCATTAATCAGCATGCCTGGATCTGCATGGACGCCAGGCAGTATG GTCTGCTTCCTTGGAATGCTATGCCAGGAAAGTCTTGTGGAATGACCTTGGCATCTATTTGCAAAACCAGTGAA TTCCATGTCACCTATGACTTGTACATTGCTGCATTTTGTGGTGCTGGGATCACTCTCTTAGCACTG TTTCTGTATATGGTTGCCGCCACCTACAACTACGCAGTCTTGCGGTTCCTGGGTGGAAAAGGCATCCGCTAA